A single window of Crassostrea angulata isolate pt1a10 chromosome 8, ASM2561291v2, whole genome shotgun sequence DNA harbors:
- the LOC128159093 gene encoding centrosomal protein of 41 kDa-like isoform X2 has translation MPKKGNPADYNSSIFSPRLPAIRPKLFKENRLQLFEIIKDAEKDYRFKKDEVFKRMKVTTFVQLIAQVAEYEARNSTQSTIGNGNYTDRPDTADLEVQHIQRGSPAPSLAVTEGDYGDGPRTGARSTLQGVVKGVGEIDSARPPQAPSKVEQFSCPYLLLDIRDTDSFEDCHIITAKNYPTSMLSRATNYESKDMLAFKNQPGKIIVIYDEDERLGPNAATTLVQRGYDNLFLLSGGMRIAYRYFPDGLMTGTPSQTVTENPKPPKTKEKASQKSFTTFDLEKLHTQLDSQLSDRSVGSRLSNASTVSSRMGHTTTSRVSNVSGSVSGRPPFKPC, from the exons ATGCCAAAGAAAGGAAACCCTGCGGATTATAATTCTAGCATCTTTTCTCCCCGTTTACCGGCTATAAGGCCAAAACTTTTCAAGGAAAATCGTCTTCagttgtttgaaattattaaGGATGCTGAAAAAG ATTACAGATTTAAAAAAGATGAAGTTTTCAAACGGATGAAGGTCACCACATTTGTACAGTTG ATTGCACAAGTGGCTGAGTATGAGGCCAGGAACAGCACACAGTCTACAATAG GTAATGGTAATTACACTGATCGGCCAGACACGGCTGATCTGGAGGTTCAGCACATACAGAGGGGGAGCCCCGCCCCCTCACTGGCGGTCACTGAGGGGGACTACGGTGATGGACCCCGTACGGGGGCCAGGTCAACACTTCAGGG AGTTGTGAAGGGGGTGGGGGAGATAGATTCTGCACGGCCACCCCAGGCCCCCTCCAAGGTGGAACAGTTCAGCTGTCCGTATCTATTGCTGGACATCAGGGACACAGACTCCTTTGAGGACTGCCACATCATCACAG CAAAAAATTACCCGACATCAATGTTATCCAGGGCCACCAACTACGAATCTAAAGACATGCTAGCATTT AAAAACCAGCCAGGAAAAATCATAGTTATATATGACGAAGACGAACGACTGGGACCAAATGCAGCCACGACCCTGGTACAGCGCGGCTACGATAACCTGTTCTTATTATCTGGAG GAATGAGGATAGCCTATCGGTACTTCCCTGATGGTCTCATGACAGGCACACCTAGTCAGACAGTCACTGAGAATCCCAAACCCCCCAAAACCAAGGAGAAGGCATCCCAGAAGTCCTTCACGACCTTTGACCTGGAGAAACTCCACACCCAGTTAGACAGCCAGTTGTCTGACCGAAGTGTAGGAA GTCGGTTGTCCAATGCAAGCACCGTGTCCAGTCGGATGGGACATACCACTACGTCACGCGTCAGTAACGTCTCCGGCTCAGTCTCCGGACGTCCTCCCTTCAAACCCTGCTAG
- the LOC128159092 gene encoding uncharacterized protein LOC128159092, with protein MTTKEDTELDAAPVDSRCTDARSQGYLGFINRISNRELYERHPSYPRTVDEYPVEPEDLIHIVFVRAKEDYDTFDGFLKWFTEILSTVENGETVTYETHDSELFPGTHDDNIHDICERAMFIVPFLSKFFCTDKALRFFTSEAIGKTRLNQTCTKGQLEKTLKRQKKYAVRPIHTADPRSGTYRIPTGLTMMKGIEFYSKDKHVGYVKNQVTGMIKEAIRKFDERNAAMISALTGRDQLLEEFDESFEKKFGPPPVEPSIESIMHGNPNGLALVGNGHGVQEQQVGNMGMGEYLTLTTDSLAAETDGNTSLTNSASSDTQGNKQLNDTAVFTNGETTLPQTSTTSEGERVNLLAEGKNVCINDSNGFRPAASQNDISLEIDNGSLYKNTVQNATQKAAKSQDQNSPDRALNFSPGVRVRKDSGETVRTNYISYTGPAVPNIAKAAASNTTQEELKGKQPMKNQRKKGENIIVIQNCRVVQIGDGSAIHTREKRKSAQKNTAKIETSWYDTSPTTQISESETSWNDLSSTDESYIETRTKVMTNEDTVSKEFNTSDSDNENALFADNIPSDFSRASRNSARSSQGLQMAEEHGEELEEPGSDMDSFLDEQLNDPSLESLKPFEEDPLECTGVCHEPIVRLCKNTMKRYGSIDNGYHSHFSHIYQTSLTPRPGTEQDEDEVD; from the exons ATGACCACTAAGGAGGACACAGAATTGGATGCTGCACCTGTAGACAGTAGGTGTACAGACGCCAGATCACAGGGATATCTAGGGTTTATCAACAGAATAAGTAATCGAGAACTCTACGAACGCCACCCCAGCTATCCCAGGACAGTTGATGAATACCCAGTGGAGCCCGAGGATCTGAtccatattgtttttgttcgtGCCAAAGAAGATTATGACACATTTGATGGTTTTTTAAAGTGGTTTACGGAAATTTTATCAACGGTAGAAAATGGCGAAACTGTGACATATGAAACACACGATAGTGAGCTGTTCCCAGGCACACACGATGACAATATCCATGACATATGTGAAAGAGCAATGTTTATTGTGCCATTTCTCTCCAAGTTTTTCTGTACTGATAAAGCATTACGATTCTTCACCAGTGAAGCGATTGGAAAGACAAGATTAAATCAAACTTGCACCAAAGGACAGCTGGAAAAAACCTTAAAAAGGCAGAAAAAGTATGCTGTGAGACCAATTCATACTGCTGACCCCCGTAGTGGTACATATCGTATTCCAACTGGCCTTACTATGATGAAAGGAATTGAATTTTACAGCAAAGATAAACATGTTGGATATGTGAAAAACCAAGTAACAGGAATGATCAAAGAAGCTATCAGAAAGTTTGATGAGAGAAATGCGGCCATGATCAGTGCACTTACTGGAAGGGACCAACTCCTGGAAGAATTTGATGAaagttttgagaaaaaatttGGTCCCCCTCCAGTGGAACCCAGCATTGAAAGCATTATGCATGGAAACCCAAATGGTCTGGCTCTCGTAGGAAATGGACATGGTGTCCAAGAACAACAGGTTGGAAATATGGGAATGGGAGAGTATTTAACTCTGACCACTGATTCTCTGGCTGCTGAAACTGACGGAAACACTTCCTTGACTAACAGTGCTTCATCAGATACTCAAGGAAACAAGCAACTGAATGATACAGCAGTTTTCACAAACGGAGAGACAACATTGCCCCAAACAAGCACAACTTCTGAAGGTGAAAGGGTAAATTTGTTGGCAGAGGGGAAAAATGTCTGCATAAATGACAGTAATGGTTTTAGGCCAGCTGCGTCTCAAAATGATATATCACTTGAGATTGATAATGGATCCCTTTACAAAAATACAGTACAAAATGCAACTCAGAAAGCGGCAAAAAGCCAG GACCAGAATTCCCCAGACAGAGCCCTCAATTTCAGTCCTGGTGTCAGGGTGAGGAAGGACTCTGGGGAGACAGTGAGGACCAATTATATATCTTACACAGGACCCGCTGTTCCAAATATTGCAAAGGCTGCGGCGAGCAACACTACCCAGGAAGAACTAAAGGGCAAACAACCTATGAAAAATCAAAGGAAAAAAG GGGAAAATATCATTGTCATTCAAAACTGTAGAGTGGTACAAATTGGTGATGGATCTGCCATTCATACCAGAGAAAAGAG GAAGTCTGCTCAGAAGAATACCGCAAAAATTGAAACAAGTTGGTATGATACCAGCCCAACCACACAAATCTCTGAGAGTGAGACTAGTTGGAATGATTTGAGTTCCACTGATGAGTCCTACATTGAGACTAGAACTAAAGTGATGACAAACGAG GACACTGTAAGCAAGGAGTTTAACACCTCAGACAGTGATAATGAGAATGCTCTTTTTGCTGACAACATTCCAAGTGACTTCAGTCGTGCATCAAGGAATTCTGCGAGGTCCTCTCAAG gtTTGCAAATGGCTGAGGAACATGGTGAAGAGTTAGAGGAGCCTGGGTCAGACATGGATTCTTTCCTTG ATGAACAATTGAATGATCCTTCATTAGAATCTCTGAAACCTTTTGAAGAGG ACCCCCTGGAGTGTACCGGTGTCTGCCACGAGCCCATAGTCCGACTCTGTAAAAACACAATGAAGAGATATGGTTCCATTGACAATGGGTACCACagccatttcagtcacatcTACCAGACAAGTCTGACTCCCCGCCCAGGGACTGAACAAGATGAAGACGAAGTGGATTGA
- the LOC128159093 gene encoding centrosomal protein of 41 kDa-like isoform X1, whose amino-acid sequence MSAVSTAKAKKSDPLSKKTPENPKYAHIRHTIDTGASVTRYMEKIEDIRKNYRFKKDEVFKRMKVTTFVQLIAQVAEYEARNSTQSTIGNGNYTDRPDTADLEVQHIQRGSPAPSLAVTEGDYGDGPRTGARSTLQGVVKGVGEIDSARPPQAPSKVEQFSCPYLLLDIRDTDSFEDCHIITAKNYPTSMLSRATNYESKDMLAFKNQPGKIIVIYDEDERLGPNAATTLVQRGYDNLFLLSGGMRIAYRYFPDGLMTGTPSQTVTENPKPPKTKEKASQKSFTTFDLEKLHTQLDSQLSDRSVGSRLSNASTVSSRMGHTTTSRVSNVSGSVSGRPPFKPC is encoded by the exons atgtCAGCCGTCAGCACCGCTAAAGCGAAGAAATCCGAT CCGCTTTCAAAGAAAACTCCAGAAAATCCCAAATATGCACATATTAGGCATACTATCGATACAg gTGCAAGTGTCACTAGATACATGGAAAAGATTGAAGATATCAGGAAAA ATTACAGATTTAAAAAAGATGAAGTTTTCAAACGGATGAAGGTCACCACATTTGTACAGTTG ATTGCACAAGTGGCTGAGTATGAGGCCAGGAACAGCACACAGTCTACAATAG GTAATGGTAATTACACTGATCGGCCAGACACGGCTGATCTGGAGGTTCAGCACATACAGAGGGGGAGCCCCGCCCCCTCACTGGCGGTCACTGAGGGGGACTACGGTGATGGACCCCGTACGGGGGCCAGGTCAACACTTCAGGG AGTTGTGAAGGGGGTGGGGGAGATAGATTCTGCACGGCCACCCCAGGCCCCCTCCAAGGTGGAACAGTTCAGCTGTCCGTATCTATTGCTGGACATCAGGGACACAGACTCCTTTGAGGACTGCCACATCATCACAG CAAAAAATTACCCGACATCAATGTTATCCAGGGCCACCAACTACGAATCTAAAGACATGCTAGCATTT AAAAACCAGCCAGGAAAAATCATAGTTATATATGACGAAGACGAACGACTGGGACCAAATGCAGCCACGACCCTGGTACAGCGCGGCTACGATAACCTGTTCTTATTATCTGGAG GAATGAGGATAGCCTATCGGTACTTCCCTGATGGTCTCATGACAGGCACACCTAGTCAGACAGTCACTGAGAATCCCAAACCCCCCAAAACCAAGGAGAAGGCATCCCAGAAGTCCTTCACGACCTTTGACCTGGAGAAACTCCACACCCAGTTAGACAGCCAGTTGTCTGACCGAAGTGTAGGAA GTCGGTTGTCCAATGCAAGCACCGTGTCCAGTCGGATGGGACATACCACTACGTCACGCGTCAGTAACGTCTCCGGCTCAGTCTCCGGACGTCCTCCCTTCAAACCCTGCTAG
- the LOC128159095 gene encoding mesoderm-specific transcript homolog protein-like, whose product MMMWLCVAVGVGILAVVFVNYPLPPLTPVMTAWKNGGGYFKFKTHDIFYRVEKGSNPAGGPVLTIHGFPSSSHDWSKVLGGLEKQHSEVVLFDMIGFGLSDKPVDHEYSIMEQADIAEELLKKLKITQVHLLSHDYGDTVALELLARFNQKTTNLKILSLCLSNGGIFPETNFPRPSQKLLTIPYLGAILCRLSFYRAFKRGFEEVFGVNTQPTESEYRDFYSAILHNSGYIINYKLLGYIAERSQHKERWVGSLQHTDIPVHMIYGPSDPVNPSVFIGHYKKTVPKHGITVLPAEISHYPQWEAPMEFLKAYTSFQKQLSVK is encoded by the exons ATGATGATGTGGCTGTGTGTCGCGGTGGGGGTGGGGATTTTGGCCGTCGTTTTTGTCAactaccccctcccccctcttACCCCTGTCATGACAGCGTGGAAGAATGGAGGAGGGTATTTCAAATTCAAGACCCATGATATCTTTTACAGAG TGGAAAAGGGAAGTAACCCCGCTGGAGGGCCTGTCCTGACCATTCACGGGTTCCCTTCATCTAGTCATGATTGGAGCAAG GTGCTTGGAGGTCTGGAGAAGCAGCACAGTGAGGTGGTCCTGTTTGATATGATTGGCTTTGGCCTGAGTGATAAACCA GTTGATCATGAATACTCTATCATGGAACAAGCAGACATTGCTGAGGAATTACTGAAGAAACTGAAAATTACACAAGTCCATCTTTTGTCACATGACTATGGTGATACAGTGGCACTGGAGTTATTAGCAAG attCAACCAGAAAACGACCAACTTGAAGATTCTTTCCCTGTGCTTAAGTAATGGAG gCATATTTCCTGAAACCAATTTCCCTCGACCTTCACAAAAA TTACTGACCATTCCATACCTGGGAGCCATCCTATGTAGACTCTCCTTCTACAGGGCCTTCAAAAGAGG GTTTGAGGAAGTTTTTGGAGTCAACACACAACCCACAGAATCTGAATACAGAGATTTCTATTCAGCTATTCTTCATAACAGTGGCTACATCATTAATTACAA ACTCCTTGGATACATAGCAGAAAGAAGTCAACATAAAGAGAGATGGGTGGGGAGTCTACAGCATACTGACATCCCTG TCCACATGATCTACGGTCCATCCGACCCAGTTAACCCGTCTGTGTTCATCGGTCACTACAA GAAGACAGTCCCTAAGCATGGTATAACTGTTCTGCCAGCCGAGATTTCACACTACCCCCAATGGGAGGCCCCAATGGAGTTCCTAAAAGCTTACACATCATTTCAAAAGCAGTTATCTGTGAAATAA